One stretch of Acholeplasma laidlawii PG-8A DNA includes these proteins:
- the purB gene encoding adenylosuccinate lyase has translation MIKRYRTPLFETLWSDQNRYDTFLTIELAVAKAWYLLGKYDETTYNKLTKATFDLESIYALEIETKHDMIAFTRTVSKSLGAEKMWLHYGLTSTDVVDSALALILRQANQAIRSKINKLLSVLKQKAYTYKDQPTIGRTHGIHAEITSFGLKFALWYSDLKRLLSVFDAACKNIEVIKISGAVGNYAANTPQLEKTVSRLLDIASADISTQVLQRDRHANYISSIALLGSELEKIATEIRHLSRTEVSEVNEYFSVDQKGSSAMPHKKNPVSSENISGLSRVLRGYVLTAFENINLWHERDISHSSAERIILADATTLIDYMLDRITNTLSNLEVHALKLQNNIDITGGIVFSQHVLSLLIDKGLTRDHAYDLVQKIATDAMSNQKDFKTELLKSSDIMKFMTPDELDKAFDSIYILRHVDTIYLKVFKT, from the coding sequence ATGATAAAAAGATATCGAACACCATTATTTGAAACTTTATGGAGTGATCAAAATCGCTATGACACTTTTTTGACAATTGAACTAGCTGTTGCCAAAGCGTGGTATTTATTAGGCAAATATGATGAAACAACTTACAATAAACTTACTAAAGCAACCTTTGATTTAGAATCAATCTATGCATTAGAAATAGAAACAAAACATGATATGATTGCATTTACAAGAACTGTCTCTAAAAGTTTGGGTGCTGAGAAAATGTGGCTACACTATGGTTTAACATCTACAGATGTTGTCGACAGTGCACTAGCACTTATACTCAGGCAAGCCAATCAAGCAATTAGATCAAAAATTAATAAGTTATTGTCAGTCTTAAAACAAAAAGCTTATACTTATAAAGACCAACCAACCATAGGTCGTACCCATGGCATCCACGCTGAAATTACATCTTTTGGATTAAAATTTGCACTATGGTACAGTGATCTAAAACGGCTACTTTCTGTATTTGATGCTGCCTGTAAAAACATCGAAGTGATTAAAATATCAGGCGCTGTTGGCAACTATGCGGCCAACACACCTCAACTAGAAAAAACAGTTTCCCGTCTATTAGATATAGCATCTGCAGACATTTCTACACAAGTACTTCAAAGAGACAGACATGCAAACTACATTTCAAGTATTGCACTATTGGGTAGTGAACTAGAAAAAATAGCCACTGAAATTAGACATTTATCACGTACTGAAGTATCTGAGGTAAATGAATACTTCAGTGTAGATCAAAAAGGTTCTAGTGCAATGCCACATAAAAAAAATCCGGTATCTAGTGAAAATATATCTGGATTATCTAGAGTCTTAAGAGGTTATGTTTTAACAGCTTTTGAAAATATTAATTTATGGCATGAAAGAGATATTTCCCACTCCTCTGCTGAGCGTATCATATTAGCAGATGCAACAACATTAATTGATTATATGTTAGATCGTATAACAAATACGCTATCTAACTTAGAGGTCCACGCATTAAAACTACAAAACAATATAGATATAACTGGTGGTATCGTATTTAGTCAACATGTACTATCTTTATTGATTGATAAAGGACTTACAAGAGATCATGCGTATGATTTGGTTCAAAAGATTGCGACTGATGCCATGAGCAATCAAAAAGATTTTAAAACAGAACTTTTAAAAAGTTCAGATATCATGAAGTTTATGACACCAGATGAACTGGATAAAGCGTTTGACTCAATCTATATATTAAGACATGTCGATACCATATACTTAAAAGTCTTTAAAACATAA
- a CDS encoding aldehyde dehydrogenase family protein — translation MMIGLIQTTVLYGATHRNHDKSIYEDLHKSAFESYSTEIGYVLKSITKTIKSLKKWMKPKRVKTPIYLRPTTSYIAYEPKGVILIIGPYNYPFQLILEPLIGAIAAGNTASIKPSEYASHTEQLLQTLINDHFEPSYLHVITGDHKITENLLENKFDHIFFTGSTRVGKLIYEQASKHLTPVTLELGGKSPTIVDQSANLKVAAKRIIFGKFINAGQTCIAPDYIYVHQTIAESFIKILSDTMHTMYNDLHQFGRIINDKHFDRLMNLIDADKVLQKPVIDAKMCLISPTIMKGVTWTDKVMQEEIFGPLLPVLIYDDIDTLIKLLKTKEKPLALYVFTNNKDIQHKVFSQLSFGGGAMNDTIMHVSNPCLPFGGVGQSGMGAYHYFASFEIFSHKKSYIKRCTWLYLPLVYPPYTKSKENIIKKILK, via the coding sequence ATGATGATTGGGTTAATCCAGACAACCGTGTTATATGGGGCTACACACCGGAATCATGATAAGAGTATTTATGAAGATTTACACAAAAGTGCTTTTGAAAGTTATTCAACAGAAATCGGGTATGTTTTAAAAAGTATTACAAAAACGATAAAGTCACTCAAAAAATGGATGAAGCCTAAACGGGTTAAAACACCCATTTACTTACGCCCAACTACTTCCTATATCGCATATGAACCTAAAGGTGTGATATTGATTATTGGTCCTTATAATTATCCGTTCCAATTAATCTTAGAACCGCTTATTGGTGCGATTGCAGCAGGTAATACTGCAAGTATAAAACCCTCTGAATATGCAAGCCACACAGAACAGTTACTACAAACTTTAATAAACGATCACTTTGAGCCGTCTTATCTACATGTTATAACAGGTGATCATAAGATAACAGAAAATTTACTTGAAAATAAATTTGACCATATATTTTTCACAGGTAGTACAAGGGTTGGAAAACTCATTTATGAACAAGCAAGTAAGCATTTAACACCAGTGACATTAGAACTGGGTGGAAAAAGTCCCACGATTGTTGATCAAAGTGCCAATTTAAAAGTTGCAGCCAAACGTATTATATTTGGTAAATTTATAAATGCAGGACAGACATGTATTGCACCAGATTATATTTATGTACATCAAACGATTGCAGAATCATTTATAAAGATTTTATCAGATACGATGCATACCATGTATAATGATTTACATCAGTTTGGACGTATTATTAATGATAAACATTTTGATCGATTAATGAATCTCATCGATGCAGATAAAGTACTTCAAAAACCTGTAATTGATGCCAAAATGTGCTTAATTTCACCTACAATCATGAAGGGTGTAACCTGGACGGATAAAGTCATGCAAGAAGAGATATTTGGGCCCCTTTTACCAGTACTTATCTATGATGATATCGATACACTAATTAAACTGTTAAAAACTAAAGAAAAACCTTTGGCACTTTATGTATTTACAAATAATAAAGATATACAGCATAAAGTCTTTAGCCAATTATCATTTGGTGGTGGAGCTATGAATGATACTATCATGCATGTGAGTAATCCCTGCCTACCCTTTGGCGGTGTTGGTCAAAGTGGGATGGGTGCATATCATTATTTTGCCTCATTTGAAATATTCTCGCATAAAAAATCCTATATAAAACGCTGCACATGGTTATATTTACCACTGGTCTATCCACCATATACAAAGTCCAAAGAAAATATAATCAAAAAAATCCTAAAGTAA
- a CDS encoding leucine-rich repeat domain-containing protein — MKHIQLIFLSIVSLSLLFGCTTTISKLEIDNQSILDLFWDNYLIDSTVQNVEASEMIKDIHIFGHAYYLKDIGDEQTRYYNGDEATKYVLHAIITFKGASKVPQHYTYRWHEYIFNEHAKFAENSNLELIQGEIDFNEYTKYALLANRNAIDELETNLRHQMTDSSVLDIETYDKKYTYQNIKHLLSNGTKAILKDNIIYLVKSQKVILAKYIGQANRAKVVIQKTIDDKPVTEIYKYAFHFANIDLLTIPNTIESIGKSSFFSASINHIVFEANSMLKVIEASAFYGSTFYSITIPLSVHTIGPNAFYVTRLNRIQAEVLEKPDGWHDDWVNPDNRVIWGYTPES; from the coding sequence ATGAAGCATATACAACTAATTTTTTTAAGTATAGTTAGTCTATCATTACTCTTTGGTTGCACAACAACGATAAGTAAACTAGAAATAGATAATCAATCAATTTTAGATTTATTTTGGGATAACTATTTGATAGACTCAACTGTTCAAAATGTCGAGGCATCTGAAATGATCAAAGATATTCATATTTTTGGTCACGCTTACTATCTAAAAGATATAGGTGATGAGCAAACAAGATATTATAATGGTGATGAAGCTACTAAATATGTACTTCATGCGATTATTACGTTTAAAGGCGCATCTAAAGTACCACAACACTATACTTATCGATGGCATGAATACATATTTAATGAGCATGCAAAGTTTGCAGAAAACAGCAATTTAGAATTGATACAAGGTGAAATTGATTTTAATGAGTACACAAAATACGCACTATTAGCTAATAGAAATGCTATTGATGAATTAGAAACAAATTTAAGACATCAGATGACAGATTCTTCAGTCCTAGATATTGAGACATACGATAAAAAGTATACATATCAAAATATCAAACATCTATTATCAAACGGTACCAAAGCAATTTTAAAAGATAATATTATTTATTTAGTAAAAAGCCAAAAAGTTATACTTGCAAAATATATTGGGCAAGCAAATAGGGCAAAGGTTGTTATACAAAAAACAATTGATGATAAACCTGTGACTGAAATTTATAAGTATGCCTTTCATTTCGCCAATATTGATTTGTTAACAATTCCAAACACAATCGAATCTATTGGGAAATCAAGTTTTTTTAGTGCGTCTATTAATCATATTGTATTTGAAGCAAATAGCATGCTTAAAGTTATTGAAGCAAGTGCATTTTATGGATCTACATTTTATTCTATCACGATTCCATTGAGTGTTCACACCATTGGGCCGAATGCATTTTATGTGACAAGGCTTAATAGAATTCAAGCAGAAGTATTAGAAAAACCAGATGGATGGCATGATGATTGGGTTAATCCAGACAACCGTGTTATATGGGGCTACACACCGGAATCATGA
- a CDS encoding Tex family protein, with product MNEQLVMSVSKELKLPTAKVKVVLELLADGATIPFIARYRKEMTGGMDEEQIFAINQMFEYANNLFKRKEDVIRLIDEKGMLTEELKNEILSATKLVEVEDLYRPYKEKKKTKATEAIAKGLEPLAKFLLTFPKTDVVEEAKKYLNDEVLTTKDALEGAGFIISELISDDANYRKYLRDYLFRHGVLVSNLRKNGKELDVKGVYEIYYDYSQSITKIKPHQILAINRAEDEKVITVKLDGTKEAMENYLIKQVIKKPSNADMYLEEAIKDSLKRLIFPSIEREIRSELSEKGQEQAIEVFADNLSKLLLQPPLKGKVILGIDPAFRTGCKWTVVDQTGQVLEKGVIYPHETTQGGRPDPEKVFQAELQLKVLYKKYKFELVAIGNGTASRETERFVVEVIKNQNMDAKYVIVNEAGASVYSASDVAREEFPDFSVEERSAASIARRLQDPLSELVKIDPKSIGVGQYQHDIAPKKLDDSLNFVVTQVVNQVGVNANTASKSLLTYVSGLSKNVAENLVNYRNKIGGFKSREDLLKVPSLGPKTYEQAVGFLRIPESDEILDQTSIHPESYQLAREVMKKLNISSEDIGKPSIRLWTDNIDREQVARELHTDKYTLDLILDAFVAPMRDPRDDYAQPILKSDVLSIEDLKVGMELEGTVRNVTDFGAFVDVGLKNDGLVHISKLSNKFVKHPKDVVSVGQIVTVWVLNIDRDKGQVGLTMVNTSN from the coding sequence ATGAACGAACAATTAGTAATGAGTGTATCAAAAGAACTCAAATTACCAACAGCTAAAGTTAAAGTTGTACTTGAACTTTTAGCAGATGGTGCAACCATTCCATTTATCGCTAGATACCGTAAGGAAATGACTGGTGGTATGGATGAAGAACAGATATTTGCAATTAACCAAATGTTTGAGTATGCGAATAACCTATTTAAACGTAAAGAAGATGTTATCCGTTTAATTGATGAAAAAGGTATGTTAACTGAAGAACTTAAGAATGAAATCTTAAGTGCTACTAAACTCGTGGAAGTTGAAGACCTTTACAGACCATACAAAGAAAAGAAAAAGACTAAAGCAACAGAAGCAATTGCAAAAGGTTTAGAACCACTTGCAAAATTCTTATTAACATTTCCAAAAACGGATGTAGTAGAAGAAGCAAAAAAATATCTTAATGATGAAGTATTAACTACCAAAGATGCACTTGAAGGTGCTGGATTCATTATTTCAGAACTTATTAGTGATGATGCAAACTATCGTAAATATTTAAGAGATTACTTATTTAGACATGGTGTATTAGTATCTAATTTAAGAAAAAATGGTAAAGAATTAGATGTAAAGGGTGTGTATGAGATTTACTATGACTATAGTCAATCGATTACTAAAATTAAACCACATCAAATTTTAGCGATTAACCGTGCTGAAGATGAAAAAGTTATCACAGTAAAATTAGATGGTACTAAAGAAGCCATGGAAAACTATCTAATCAAACAAGTGATCAAAAAACCATCTAATGCAGATATGTATTTAGAAGAAGCAATTAAAGATTCACTTAAACGTTTAATCTTTCCTTCGATTGAAAGAGAAATTCGCTCAGAACTCTCTGAAAAAGGTCAAGAACAAGCGATTGAAGTCTTTGCAGACAACTTATCTAAACTATTATTACAACCACCTTTAAAAGGTAAAGTGATTCTAGGTATTGACCCTGCATTTAGAACAGGTTGTAAATGGACTGTTGTTGATCAAACTGGACAAGTACTTGAAAAAGGTGTCATTTATCCACATGAGACAACTCAAGGTGGTAGACCAGATCCTGAAAAGGTATTCCAAGCTGAACTTCAATTAAAAGTTTTATACAAAAAATATAAGTTTGAATTAGTAGCAATCGGTAATGGTACAGCTTCAAGAGAGACCGAAAGGTTTGTTGTTGAAGTCATAAAGAACCAAAATATGGATGCTAAATACGTTATCGTCAATGAAGCAGGTGCATCTGTATATTCTGCAAGTGATGTTGCACGTGAAGAATTCCCTGATTTTTCAGTGGAAGAGCGTTCTGCTGCAAGTATTGCAAGAAGACTACAAGATCCGCTATCTGAACTTGTTAAAATAGATCCAAAATCTATCGGTGTTGGTCAATACCAACACGATATTGCACCTAAAAAGCTAGATGATTCTCTAAACTTTGTTGTTACACAAGTTGTAAACCAAGTGGGTGTGAACGCGAATACTGCAAGTAAATCTTTACTAACCTATGTATCTGGTTTAAGCAAAAATGTTGCTGAAAACTTAGTCAACTACAGAAATAAAATTGGTGGTTTTAAATCTCGTGAAGATTTATTAAAAGTACCAAGTCTTGGACCTAAAACTTATGAACAAGCAGTTGGTTTCTTAAGAATACCAGAATCTGATGAAATCTTAGACCAAACATCTATTCACCCTGAAAGTTATCAACTAGCAAGAGAAGTGATGAAGAAATTAAATATCAGTTCTGAAGATATTGGGAAACCAAGTATTAGACTATGGACAGATAACATCGATAGAGAACAAGTAGCTCGTGAACTGCATACCGATAAATATACACTAGATCTTATACTAGATGCATTTGTTGCACCTATGAGAGATCCACGTGATGACTATGCTCAACCAATCTTAAAATCTGATGTATTATCTATTGAAGACTTAAAGGTAGGTATGGAATTAGAAGGTACTGTAAGAAACGTAACAGACTTTGGTGCTTTTGTTGACGTAGGACTTAAAAATGATGGACTTGTTCATATCTCTAAATTGTCTAATAAATTTGTGAAACATCCCAAAGATGTTGTATCAGTTGGGCAAATTGTAACTGTCTGGGTACTCAATATTGACCGTGATAAAGGTCAAGTAGGGCTAACCATGGTAAATACATCAAATTAG
- the acpS gene encoding holo-ACP synthase, producing the protein MIHAIGTDLVELERIKSIGIDRFKDKILNEDEKNEYAKINHENRKLTYLAGRFAVKESLFKCFKAGDKTANYKDFSVLNDSVGAPYVVSKHTSDFVVHITISHTNLYAIAFVVLETKV; encoded by the coding sequence ATGATACATGCTATCGGTACAGATTTAGTTGAATTGGAAAGAATTAAATCTATTGGCATCGACCGCTTTAAAGATAAAATATTGAATGAAGATGAGAAGAACGAATATGCCAAAATCAACCATGAAAATAGAAAACTAACCTATTTAGCTGGTAGATTTGCTGTCAAAGAATCTTTATTTAAATGCTTTAAAGCAGGGGATAAAACGGCTAATTATAAGGATTTTTCAGTACTAAATGACAGTGTAGGGGCACCTTATGTTGTATCTAAACATACAAGTGATTTTGTAGTACATATTACAATAAGTCACACAAACCTTTATGCTATCGCATTTGTTGTATTAGAAACTAAAGTTTAG
- the whiA gene encoding DNA-binding protein WhiA, with protein sequence MSYAKEVKNELIQLNTTNEEQLAELSAMIDLGTELSISEGVPTLWFKSNNPTVARRFLKLLKQQYKIDSTLLTKQQGSFNKGHQVRLGIQESLKQIMQEHGILGDKDASEFLTVSQEAQLSYLRGAFLVSGSVNDPKKAEYHLEIYSENSDTILKIQRLMNFIDMDAKITKRRKGFIVYLKDVNKIEDFLRYIGASQTVFEFEDIRIKRDFNNSINRILNCEIANEKKTIVAANSQLEDIEFIEKYHMRLNDKLLQVIHLRKTHPDASLMELIDEYEVLYGETITKSGLNHRFKKIKDLANELRNEG encoded by the coding sequence TTGAGTTATGCTAAAGAAGTTAAAAATGAACTCATCCAACTAAATACAACCAATGAAGAACAACTAGCTGAACTCTCTGCGATGATCGATTTAGGTACGGAACTTTCTATTTCAGAAGGTGTACCAACGCTTTGGTTTAAATCAAATAACCCTACTGTTGCAAGAAGGTTTTTAAAACTGCTCAAACAACAATACAAAATTGATTCTACCTTACTTACCAAACAGCAAGGTAGTTTTAATAAAGGACATCAAGTTCGATTAGGCATTCAAGAATCCTTGAAACAAATTATGCAAGAGCACGGCATCTTAGGTGATAAAGACGCCTCTGAATTCTTAACCGTTTCTCAAGAAGCTCAACTAAGTTATTTAAGAGGTGCATTCTTAGTATCTGGTTCTGTAAATGATCCTAAAAAGGCCGAGTATCATTTAGAAATATATTCTGAAAACTCAGATACGATATTAAAGATACAACGTTTAATGAACTTCATTGATATGGATGCTAAAATTACGAAGCGACGTAAAGGGTTTATCGTGTATTTAAAAGACGTCAATAAAATAGAAGACTTCTTAAGATATATTGGTGCATCTCAAACTGTATTTGAATTTGAAGATATACGTATTAAAAGAGATTTTAATAACTCAATTAACCGTATATTAAACTGTGAGATTGCTAATGAGAAAAAAACAATTGTAGCAGCCAATAGTCAGTTAGAAGATATTGAATTCATCGAAAAGTATCACATGAGATTAAATGATAAACTACTTCAAGTGATTCACCTAAGAAAAACACATCCAGATGCATCACTCATGGAACTTATTGATGAGTATGAAGTACTCTATGGTGAAACCATTACAAAATCAGGACTAAATCACCGATTTAAAAAAATCAAAGATTTAGCAAATGAGTTAAGAAACGAGGGATAA
- a CDS encoding NAD(P)/FAD-dependent oxidoreductase, whose protein sequence is MIYDVLIIGSGPAGMTAAIYAKRANLKVMMFEKGAPGGQIVDTAEVENYPGFTKAKGYELATSMFEHVLNLGVEVKFEEVLEIKDLGTTKQIVTAHETFESKAILITTGVVPRRLDIPGEMNYTAQGISWCAICDGPLYKDKKVVVIGGGNSAVEEALFLSNIASHVTVVQNLPYLTADKKAQDLLMHAKNVDFIFNAETKEFVGDDNLKGVKVSVAGKEQVIDTDGVFEYVGLIPATSFLKDLNILNEFGYILTGEDFQTPCKGIFAAGDVTVKKIRQIVTAVSDGAIATQNIIKYIENL, encoded by the coding sequence ATGATTTATGATGTATTAATAATTGGTTCAGGTCCTGCAGGTATGACGGCAGCAATTTATGCAAAGCGTGCGAATTTAAAAGTCATGATGTTTGAAAAAGGCGCACCAGGTGGTCAAATAGTCGATACTGCAGAAGTTGAAAACTACCCAGGATTTACAAAAGCTAAGGGCTATGAACTTGCAACATCTATGTTTGAACATGTATTAAATTTAGGTGTAGAAGTTAAGTTTGAAGAAGTACTTGAAATTAAAGATTTAGGCACTACAAAACAAATAGTTACAGCACATGAAACATTTGAATCGAAAGCTATTTTAATTACTACAGGTGTAGTACCTAGAAGATTAGACATACCAGGTGAAATGAATTACACTGCACAAGGTATTTCATGGTGTGCTATTTGTGATGGTCCATTATATAAAGATAAAAAAGTGGTTGTTATTGGTGGCGGAAACTCCGCTGTAGAAGAAGCACTATTCTTATCTAATATTGCGAGTCATGTCACAGTGGTACAAAACCTACCATATTTAACAGCGGATAAAAAAGCTCAAGACTTACTGATGCATGCTAAAAATGTTGATTTTATCTTTAATGCAGAAACAAAAGAATTTGTTGGTGATGATAACTTAAAAGGTGTTAAAGTATCGGTTGCTGGTAAAGAACAAGTTATTGACACGGATGGTGTCTTTGAGTACGTTGGATTAATCCCTGCAACATCGTTTTTAAAGGATTTAAACATCTTAAACGAGTTTGGCTACATCCTAACTGGTGAAGACTTCCAAACGCCTTGTAAGGGCATATTCGCTGCAGGCGATGTAACAGTTAAAAAGATTAGACAAATTGTTACTGCAGTCAGTGATGGTGCAATTGCAACACAAAATATTATCAAATATATTGAAAATTTATAA
- the lgt gene encoding prolipoprotein diacylglyceryl transferase, whose translation MMTTFKKYQGYIVYGGITLLFLLLILIATFGTAPYSGTAFELGSFSVQWYAVFILSGIISASVLAYLELTRYHQDPNILWDGLLVFVPSAVIGARLWYVLFNLDKYNGDILRMLDVTEGGLAIHGAIIVVVLGLILFAKKKKIDYFFVLDMVGPGFLIGQIFGRWGNFMNRELYGPVIDNLNWLPPFIRDNMNIGGAFRHPTFLYESSWNLLGLILILVFRRKKQVKIGDIISFYLVWYGIGRIPTEILRMNSGVPEPLMMFNIPTSIATSVGLIIAGLAIYLYRTLKVKNRIAYNDYGRKAVLFDLDGTLLDTIDLIYKNITATFKVHFPNKKLTDEELKAFVGPTLDESFGWYEKDNKKLQAMIKTYREINEVNHKVKVESFENALTVLKTLKEHDYLIGIVSSKIHKFVKLGLEQNDLMQYVDVIIGSDESPKHKPDPLPINMALERLNVSPSNAAYVGDHPNDILAAKAANVKSIGVGYSVHYEALLGAKPDVVVDNLEKLLYIF comes from the coding sequence ATGATGACGACATTTAAAAAATACCAAGGTTATATTGTATATGGTGGAATCACCTTATTATTCCTACTACTTATACTGATTGCTACCTTTGGTACTGCCCCTTATAGTGGCACTGCATTTGAACTTGGTTCATTTAGTGTACAGTGGTATGCAGTATTTATTTTATCAGGTATTATTAGTGCTTCAGTTTTAGCTTATTTAGAACTTACTAGATATCACCAAGATCCTAACATTCTTTGGGACGGTTTATTAGTCTTTGTACCTTCTGCAGTAATTGGTGCAAGACTTTGGTACGTGTTATTTAATTTAGATAAATATAACGGGGATATCCTTCGCATGTTAGACGTTACAGAAGGTGGATTAGCTATTCATGGAGCGATTATCGTCGTAGTACTAGGTTTAATTTTATTTGCTAAAAAGAAGAAAATAGACTATTTCTTTGTGCTTGATATGGTTGGACCGGGTTTCTTAATTGGTCAAATCTTTGGCCGTTGGGGTAACTTTATGAACCGTGAACTTTACGGTCCAGTAATTGATAATCTAAACTGGTTACCACCATTTATTAGAGATAACATGAATATAGGTGGTGCCTTTAGACACCCAACGTTTCTTTATGAAAGTAGTTGGAATCTTTTAGGGCTTATACTTATCTTAGTATTTAGAAGAAAGAAACAAGTTAAAATTGGTGACATCATTTCCTTTTATTTAGTATGGTATGGCATTGGCCGTATTCCAACTGAAATCTTAAGAATGAATAGTGGTGTACCGGAACCGTTAATGATGTTTAATATCCCAACGAGTATTGCAACCTCAGTAGGGCTTATCATTGCTGGGTTAGCAATCTATTTATACAGAACACTTAAAGTTAAAAACCGTATTGCATATAATGACTACGGTAGAAAAGCTGTATTATTTGATTTAGATGGTACCTTACTAGATACCATAGATCTTATCTACAAAAATATTACAGCTACTTTTAAAGTCCATTTTCCAAACAAGAAGTTAACCGATGAAGAATTAAAAGCATTTGTTGGACCAACATTAGATGAATCGTTTGGATGGTATGAAAAAGATAACAAAAAACTACAAGCAATGATTAAAACCTATAGAGAAATTAATGAAGTAAATCATAAAGTTAAGGTAGAGAGTTTTGAAAATGCCCTTACTGTTTTAAAAACTTTAAAAGAACATGATTATCTCATAGGTATTGTAAGTAGTAAGATACACAAATTTGTAAAACTAGGCTTAGAACAAAATGATTTAATGCAATATGTGGATGTGATTATTGGTTCCGATGAATCGCCTAAACATAAACCGGATCCACTACCAATCAATATGGCACTTGAAAGATTAAATGTTAGTCCTTCAAATGCTGCTTATGTAGGGGATCATCCAAATGATATCCTAGCAGCCAAAGCTGCAAATGTAAAATCTATCGGAGTAGGTTATTCCGTGCATTATGAAGCACTCTTGGGTGCAAAACCAGACGTTGTAGTTGATAACTTAGAAAAACTACTCTATATATTTTAA
- the hprK gene encoding HPr(Ser) kinase/phosphatase, with amino-acid sequence MAYKNSIRLKKIAHDLNLKIVAGFDGEDRRVEVEMLSRPGVEFAGFLDFFDPQRILLIGSKEAHFLMLLDEQVQIERVDAVLKLQPPAVIFSINVDIPQYFMDLGNKYHVPLYKSNERTTPINSKLYSYLRSALAPRESIHGTLLDIYGMGTLIIGKSGVGKSETALELIKRNHILVADDRVDVYETAPGVIIGQAPKILERYIEIRGIGIVDVVQMLGAGAFRENKKIRLVIELEHWDKSKTYDRLGIETQNYTIFGTEIPKITIPVLPGRNNATLVESAAMNQKLKYLGYNAAETLIQNVAAKAAKGAEDDDDDI; translated from the coding sequence ATGGCTTATAAAAATTCAATTAGACTTAAAAAAATAGCACATGACTTAAATTTAAAAATAGTGGCAGGTTTTGACGGAGAGGATAGACGTGTAGAAGTAGAAATGCTTAGCAGACCCGGTGTTGAGTTTGCTGGATTCTTAGACTTTTTTGATCCACAACGTATTTTACTTATCGGTTCAAAAGAAGCACACTTTTTGATGTTACTAGATGAACAAGTTCAAATTGAGCGTGTAGATGCAGTACTTAAACTACAACCACCTGCAGTGATATTTAGTATTAATGTGGATATCCCACAATACTTTATGGACTTAGGTAATAAGTATCATGTACCACTTTATAAATCCAATGAACGTACAACACCAATTAACTCAAAACTATATTCTTATTTACGTAGTGCACTTGCACCACGTGAAAGTATTCATGGTACGTTACTAGATATTTATGGCATGGGTACATTAATTATTGGTAAATCCGGTGTAGGTAAATCTGAAACTGCTCTGGAACTGATTAAAAGAAATCATATTTTAGTTGCTGATGATCGAGTGGATGTTTATGAAACAGCTCCAGGTGTGATTATTGGTCAAGCACCAAAAATACTAGAGCGCTATATAGAAATACGCGGTATTGGTATTGTAGATGTGGTTCAAATGTTAGGTGCTGGAGCATTTAGAGAAAACAAAAAAATTAGATTAGTGATTGAATTAGAACATTGGGATAAGTCTAAAACTTATGACCGACTAGGTATTGAAACTCAAAACTATACTATTTTTGGTACCGAAATACCAAAGATTACGATTCCAGTTTTACCAGGACGTAATAACGCAACCCTAGTAGAATCTGCAGCAATGAATCAAAAGTTAAAATATTTAGGTTATAACGCAGCAGAAACACTTATACAAAACGTAGCAGCAAAAGCTGCAAAAGGAGCAGAAGACGATGATGACGACATTTAA